aaactgtattttcaaaatctcctttctgttttcaaaacattcttctggtatttgaacggcattattcccggtgaaactcttcagatacctatgtgacctttgtccatcttcacttcttctgttttcaaaaacccttaactgtttataataaatattcaattgttatcaacaaaacaacaaaaatattgttgaggctctgtacatacttcttcaaaggcctccactccatccaggttaggctttacaagcttttaatttacagtctttgtttaaattactgtcaaatataaactgtgcatatatattagtttagaactacgtttgagtataaaccttaggacagttaaactatatatatattataggaatatgacctaggattgagaatgtcttcccggtgaaggctctttcctaattagagatctgtagttcaaacccccaagatgaattattcccggtgaaacatcttggcaaaaaccttagaatccaaaaaaataggacacatccacccaaagaggaattattcccggtgaaacctcttacccatttgcttagagccaaaataagttcaaaactacatagctttctcttgtgctataacaaggaccctcgattagcctcctcttgggctttgtacaaggacccacaggcttcttaaaagcatttccagcttccttttgagcttgtatacaaggacccatcaggtttcttataaacataggaacaggtctttagtcaccttttagcctaccctggtgagtttcttcaaatttaaaccagactttaaacaagctaagattgtctcaattttacattgagtaccccttttggaatgagagacatggacagtctctatcacccttatcttcatcaatttttccttagcagagtctaggatccatgttggatcatcctcagcatgtgtcagccttcatcttgggctttaaacaagaagtctccattagataatctttctgccatcattttaacaaaaacccctggaaagggttagcctccaaagtcaattaataaaaaatgtcaaaaaaaccaattaattcattctcttaggagataatttccccaaaagagtcaaaacccctggaaagggtcagcctccaaaaaacatgataaagtcagtcttttaacagacaaattcaccacctgagtcaaaacccctggaaagggttagcttccatcaaaaaacagtcttttaataaataaaatctcctcaatagagtcaaaaccaacaaaaacagttagcctcaaccttgggcttcatacaaagcaccaaacaataaaactctcatgtaaagagtctgccacaaccttgggctttgtacaaggcagaaaataatgttttccctagctagagtcagccataaccttgggctttgtacaaggcacacaaaatagagtcattcatagtctcaaaaattcagttatcttcagcagtcagccacaaccttgggctttgtacaaggcacacaaatatagtctccctaagtagagtcagcctcaattctgggctttgtacagaacaccaaataaaaatccatcaaataaacactctccaaatagagtcagcctcaattctgggctttgtacagaacacaaaaataccctgtaattaatccccagtggagtcatctcccagagtcaatatattaataaatcaatcaaaaagcctcaagcttgggcctcatacaagccagctaaagtcaaatcttttatacagtagatagacatagcttatctctatagagagatatttttactactctaccacattcaaacaaacaaacatttcaaacatttcaatttcaatttcaatttcaatcaagtctcccatttaggattttgaaaggcatgagctggcagtaaaacccagacatgtggtaactttccctaatttggatgagcatctttctttcatttaagaggcatctgactggcatacttgcacacacacaagtaaggtccccctcttgaatgaaattaatccagttattctgtcactcttttaaatgtttgtggtagaatagtacaaatacctctctgtaaagatgatttcatgcctctttactgtaaacagagatttaattcaaagcttcaaccttgagcttcaagcaaggcaccaaaaataattaatttccctagttagttccccgaactacattaagctctgacttccactagggatatgtaggcatgaggttcacaaggaatctcagcgagctaataaaataccaaaaatagtcagtttgtctgtctgtcagtctttccaaatcaattcaattccttctcctaacacaaaggagaaactttcccaatcattagcagcaaacacaatcacaatgacatagagaaggttcctgtagagtactacagatatgtagggtgtttaaacacttccctatgtataaccgaccccccggactccagaatttctagtctaggtgaaatccccacacttagcaaactcctaaggtttagttgagatcttttttcccctttcctactcgtaggacaataagaaagttcgtgtgatatcgtaggaagaactgaaataaaattcatcccaccacgggcgcattctccttccaaatttcgcgtgaagggtctagcgtgccgtcctcccaagtgaaacggggaggtaaaaaaaacgacaaccacagttccccatagcctcctattgggcttcgtgcaaagaatctccctagtttaggttaggacatagagtatggtttcccggtgaaatcgctctaagagctcaaaccaactataccacgcctcctcttgggctttgtacaaacgacttgtccctcccatagcctcctcttaggcttacaatgcaaggaccctcgattgtccctcccatagcctcctcttgggcttacaatgcaaggaccctcgattgtccctcccatagcctcctcttgggcttacaatgcaaagaccctcgaatagcctcctcttgggcttcgtacaaggacccacgggcttcttataagcatccccaatatccaaatcaaataccctaggagattagacatttatcatctctatgataggagtatctcatctatatcatcacaaacaatcaatcaatcaatcaatcaacttaacttttttgccacaaggctggctgatcaatcaaacctttttgccaccatactggctgattaatcaaagtttttgtcacaaggctgacttcattgaaaattttgccacaaggctggctgattaatcaaaactttttgtcacaaggctgacttcattgaaagtttttgccacaaggctggctaaaaagcatctttatcattctaagcaccataagtggcatggcccagggcttataatgaaaagattttcaaacaaaaatcaaacagatgtatgtgatgatatagattagatacatcgaacatttagatgacatttgtctcttttcctttgctttcactagcataagtgggaactacgattgctctgactttcttaacatccctttgagaatacgtaggcacaaggccgtatccttggcgagcaaaacttctccctcaaaccactcaaaccttagcacccgtagacccgagctacagatgctctgattccctctaagggatatgtatgcagaggatcgcgatgatctttgcgagcataatcaaacaaacaccttaggtcccacctatttcaacagaacctctcaataacatggaatgaaaaacacaacaaagaagcctatagagtactatagatacgttgggtgctaataccttcccttcgtataaccaaccctcttacccaagatctctcccccactttttaggttattgcaacttttttccttttcctattctggaaacaataaaaagtttggtcgaaacaaagaaaaatcatttttatgagcactcgagcccaaagaaggcatcaggtgtctcattcgaaaaaaagataacgatttttccccgcgacagtatcttttgaaccgtaactcctttttaagtgccgtttgaacctacgtgaagccctaattgatgtctttccattgaatatgcttagtgtaactttgaatactcttggaatcttcttgcattagattttgttgacattggatatccggaattgattatgtcgtttaagttgatcatgtcgtttacgtggattgtgttgttcgagtcgattatgtcgttaagtgtgattgtgaatgtgcatcattgagtcacattcattgcattgtttgagacggcccttgtggcgaatgtttgagacggcccaatggcaattgtttgagacgggagttttactccaatggtaccacatgcatttgcattgttcgagttgcataagtaaagtcgtgtgatgagtcgtatttgaatattcgtgtgtgcataacatgaatgttatcttgtgtcgatttgatggttgtttcgttgagcatatgtgataaatgcctatgtatgccttaattgagattgatattattgttgttggtaagatgttgaataatgtgaatagtagtaagtgatatatgttgagaagtggtgaccgatgtatgattatttctccgctttgaatattatcatacgcttctttataatgaatgatatctcaccccttctgtttgaatgttgccctccgttggtaacgtgcaggtaatgacgcggagtagtcgtgtacctatagctcgagtcggtgtgtgtcaatgctctgatacgtagcactcggggaacgttggattacttgtttacgtcttgtttcttgtgtttatccttgttgaactttgtccttatgttatgctaagacttgttagatgtattgagccgtgtttggccttgacattatgagttgtattgttgttgacttatgattttccgctgcgatgcaagtacttgattggctgacaatgattaatgattccgatattgttctcctacatgtgtgttatgtatctaagtgattgagcatgatatacgtatgcgatgtttgttgtttaaatgtgacgctccgaatcgttatgttctaattgtttggaattttgtactctgatattcctctttaattgcggggtagatttggggtgttacagtggaTAACACGACACttgcttgtttcttgctatgccatgAGACAAGCGAGTTCCCAAGTAAGTACCATGTACCGCTGATACTTTTCCTATCTAATCTACACCTAGCAAAATCGAAGTCGGAGTACCAAACTAAGTTACATTTCGTCCCTTTGGGGTACCACAAACCCATGTGTTGTGTGCTAGAGAGATATCTCATAATGCATTTTACTACACTGGGATGTGATTCTTTTGGGGATGCTTGAAAGCGTGCACACATACATACAACAAACACTATATCAGGACGAGATGCAGTTAGATAAAGAAGAGAGTATATCATACCTCGATATTTTCTttcttcaatttgttttttattttcgtctttGTCGAGGTTACATGAGGTTGACACTTGTGTGGCTATTATTCTAGACTTCTCTATGTCAAATATTTTTAGTAAATATTTGCAGTATTTAGCTTGATTTATGAATGTTTCCTTTTTAGTTTGATGGATTTAAAGTCCTAGAATGTACTTTAGGTCTCCCATCATCGATATTTCGATCTTAATATGCATAATCTTGGAGAATTCATTGTTTAAAGATTCGTTAGTAGCACCAAAAAATAATGTCATCGAATTAAATTTGAACTAGTAGCATATCATGCTTAATTTTCTCGTTGAAGACAGTTTTATCAACCTGTCCtctctagaacatgttttcaTGCAAGAATATACTTAGCCCTTCATACATGCTCTAGGAGTTTATTTTAGCCCATGTAGTGCCTTCTTAAGTATGAAAACATGATCTAGAAAAGTTGGATTGATAAAATCGGGAGGTTGATAAACATATACCTCTTGTTGGATGTAAtcatttagaaaagcactttttacatccatttgaaatagtttGAGGTTCATGATGCAAGAGAAGGCTAATAACATCCTTATGGCTTCTACTCTAGCTACAAATGCATAATTTTCATCAAAATCTATTACTTCCTGTTGATTGTATCCTTTCACAACGAGTCtgattttatttcttaaaacatTTCCATCTTCATCCAGATTGTTGCAAAAGACTCACCGGGTTCCAATTACTAGATTAACTGAAGCTTTGGAAATGAGTTCCTAAACGTTGGTTCGTTCAAATTGATTTATCTCTTCTTGAATAGCATAAGCCACAAAGTTATTTATTCTTGTTGGCTCAATTTGTGAAACAAAAGCCACAAAATTACAAACCTTATTGAAAGATCGTCTAATGCTAACTCCTTCGAATATATCTCCGATAACACTCTGGATCAGATAATCTTTTGCTAGTCTCCAATATTTTGGGATATCTAAATGTTCTTATGTAGTGTCTAGGATTTGATCCTTGACTGATTCTTCCTCTATGACTTGATTTTCATTTTGCTCTTAATTCAATTCTTAATCCTCCTCCAAACTTGTCTTTTCTAGGATAACTGCACAAGCAACCACTTCTATTTCTATAAATATAAGATAATTTTTAATCAAAGATAACATAAATTTATTCTTCAATTTTTACTTGAAATGTAATATCTTATGAATACACCTTCATCAACTCATGGGAAAAACTTAtataattgttataaaaaaaaaggttaatgaactttttcgtccctttaaatatttcaaatttcgtttttagtccctccaaaattttccttcaagaaatcgtcccttcaaaatttttcttctgaactattggtccctaacgtcaaatttcgtagctaatcgatggctaaagtcgtagctaatctctagcaaatttgacgttagggaccaatagtttagacgaaaaattttaaagggacgatttcttaaaggaaaattttggagggactaaaaacgaaatctgcaatatttagagggaccaaaaagttcattaaccctaaaaaaaattgatttggagAAGAGACTCCACCAAAACTGGGGGACCCACTTTACTTTCTATACCTAGTATTGTTGTCCAAGAGTTAGGAACATGTATTCAGTATGAATATTTTCACACTTTTTGTACGGTACACATCCCTTTTCCATGGAAATAACAAATAGCTAACCCTTTTCCAATAAAAGAAGAACTACACTCTTACACAACACTAACAATCATCTTTAatagtgaagaagaagaagaagaagtgaatcaaCATTAGTTTGATGGAGAATCCCAACGACACTTTGTTAGAAGTTGAAACCACTCTTGTAGATGGTGCCGTTGATTACAGAGGACAACCAGCCGTTAGATCCAAATCTGGTTACTGGAGATCTGCTTGGTTCATCATAGGTACTTCATTTTCATACTACAACATTAACATACAGATTCATCTTCTTGATTTGTTATTTGAATTTGTAAATGTTACCTTTGTAGGTGTGGAAGTGGCAGAAAGAATTTCATTCTATGGAATTCAAGGGAACTTGATATCGTATCTTACAGGACCACTCAACCAGAGCACTGCAACAGCTGCAAAGAATGTGAATATATGGGTTGGAACATCTTCACTTCTTCCTCTCTTAGGTGCTTTTCTTGCTGATTCTTTTCTTGGACGCTACCGTACAATCATACTCGCTTCTCTCATCTATATCATGGTCAGTTCATTTCTTATCTTAGAAGTATCTGAGTCGTGTTCTGGTGTCTGTGTCAGAGTCCGAGCTTTATAGAATAAATATATGATAACTCTATTGGTTTGACTCATTGTTTTTAATGTTGATCATTGGCTTAATATGAATAACAGGGACTGGTGTTGTTAACATTATCAGCTATGCTTCCTTCCCTCACCAAATCTAAATGCCAAGTTGATACTAAATTCATAGTATGCTCCCAACATTCACAAGTAATCTTATTCTTCATCTCGCTCTATCTAGTTGCCATTGGACAAGGCGGACATAAACCTTGTGTTCAAGCTTTTGGCGCGGATCAATTCGACGAACAACATCCGAAGGAGCACAGAGCCAGAAGCTCATTCTTTAATTGGTGGTATTTTACGGTGCTTGCAGGTTGCACGTTAATAATCTCGATCTTGAATTATATACAAGATAACTATAGTTGGGTTCTTGGATTTGGAATCCCTTGTACTGTAATGACCATTGGTTTGCTTGTTTTCTTGCTTGGATCAATGACCTATAGGTTTAACATTAAGGATAATAACAAGAATCCTATTCTTAGAATTGGTCGTGTATTTGTCGTGGCAATAAGAAATTGGCGAAATGCCTTATCCAACTCATCTATTGAAGAGGAATGTGATGGAATGCTTCTGCGTCGAAGTTCTGAACAATTCAGGTAAGAATAACCATTTGATTTATGATTGTTTTTCAATTCTAACAACAGCCCAAAACGATTATGACTATTTTGATCTAATTTGCATTTTCTACATTGGTAGCTTCCTCAACAAGGCATTGCAAACACCAAAGGGATCCAAAGAAGGTAATACTTGTAGCCTTGTTGAGGTGGAAGAAGCAAAGGCAATACTAAGGTTGGTTCCAATTTGGACTACATGTTTGGTTTATGGTATTGTCTTTGCTCAAGTCTTTACATTCTTCACCAAGCAAGGTAGATCTATGGAGAGAACAATATTTCCCGGTTTTGATATACCACCCGCTTCATGTCAATCGATTAATGGCATCGCAATTATTCTCTTCAGCCCTGTCTATGATCGCATATTCGTGCCAATAGCACGAGCTATCACTGGAAAACCCTCAGGCATTACAATGCTTCAAAGAATTGGAACTGGAGTTTTTATATCCATGTTCACAATGGTAATCGCAGCATTTGTTGAAACTAAAAGACTAAAAACAGCACAAGAGTATGGTCTTGTTGATGATCCAAATGCAACAGTTCCAATGAGTATATGGTGGTTGATTCCTCAATACTTTTTGTTTGGAATTTCTGAGGTTTTTACAATGGTTGGTCTTCAAGAATTTTTCTATGATCAAGTTCCAAATGAACTAAGAAGCATGGGACTTGCACTCTACTTGAGTATTGTTGGTGTTGGAAGCTTTTTAAGTGGCTTTCTCATTTCTCTGATTGAAAATTTGAGTGGCAAAGATGGTCATGAAAGTTGGTTTTGTGATAATATCAATAAGGCACATCTTGATTATTTTTATTGGCTTCTTGCTGGATTAAGTATGGTGGGCTTTACTTTGTTCCTTTATTTTGCAAAATATTACACTTATAATCACAAAGGTACCATCAGACAAGCATAATCACTCTGtagtttttctattttatcatGTTTGCCTACTTGGGCTGTTTGGTATCATTAGACAAGCATTTACTTGGCACTTTGTAGTTTAGAACATTTAGAGAGGCTGTAATGATGTCATCGGTGGTACAAAAACTGTAAAAGAGGTGGAGAAGAGTATAATGGTTGAGGTACATCTGGGTGAATTCATGCACATATTAAGGTTGATTATGTTTTAAGAAGTGATTAGT
The Vicia villosa cultivar HV-30 ecotype Madison, WI unplaced genomic scaffold, Vvil1.0 ctg.001641F_1_1, whole genome shotgun sequence genome window above contains:
- the LOC131636120 gene encoding protein NRT1/ PTR FAMILY 5.10-like; protein product: MENPNDTLLEVETTLVDGAVDYRGQPAVRSKSGYWRSAWFIIGVEVAERISFYGIQGNLISYLTGPLNQSTATAAKNVNIWVGTSSLLPLLGAFLADSFLGRYRTIILASLIYIMGLVLLTLSAMLPSLTKSKCQVDTKFIVCSQHSQVILFFISLYLVAIGQGGHKPCVQAFGADQFDEQHPKEHRARSSFFNWWYFTVLAGCTLIISILNYIQDNYSWVLGFGIPCTVMTIGLLVFLLGSMTYRFNIKDNNKNPILRIGRVFVVAIRNWRNALSNSSIEEECDGMLLRRSSEQFSFLNKALQTPKGSKEGNTCSLVEVEEAKAILRLVPIWTTCLVYGIVFAQVFTFFTKQGRSMERTIFPGFDIPPASCQSINGIAIILFSPVYDRIFVPIARAITGKPSGITMLQRIGTGVFISMFTMVIAAFVETKRLKTAQEYGLVDDPNATVPMSIWWLIPQYFLFGISEVFTMVGLQEFFYDQVPNELRSMGLALYLSIVGVGSFLSGFLISLIENLSGKDGHESWFCDNINKAHLDYFYWLLAGLSMVGFTLFLYFAKYYTYNHKGTIRQA